DNA sequence from the Tissierella sp. MB52-C2 genome:
TTTTCATATATATCTAGGATAACTAATTTCTTTGGACTAAAGTTTGCAATCTGCCTACAGAGTTCAGACCCAATAGAACCTCCTCCACCTGTTACTAATACAGTCTTGTTAGTTATGTAAGAGCTAATTTCCTTTAAATCAGTTTTTATTTCTTCCCTACCTAAAAGATCTTCAATATCTACTTCTCTAATATTCTTGATACTAACCTTACCATCTATTAATTCAAACATACCAGGTACAATTTTTAGCTTAGCCTTTGTAGTCTTTGAAATTTCAACTATATCTCTTATTTCTTTCTTAGATGCAGAAGGCATAGCAATTATAATTTCATCAATTTTAAGCTTTTCAGCCACTGTTGGAATATCTATTCTTTTCCCAACTACTTGGACTCCATTTATCATCTGCCCCTGTTTCTTTTCACTATCATCAATAATGGCAACTGGTTTACTGTTTAGCTGAGTATGATTCTTGTATTCCCTAATAACCATAGCTCCAGCATCTCCCCCACCAATTATCATTATTTTCTTTTGATTATCTCTATTAAGTATTCCACCACCAATGCTATTTACTGCTCTGGAACTAAATCTAATTCCTCCTATGAGAACCATATCAAGTAAAGTTGCTAATATGTAAATACTTCTAGGCAAATTAGATTGCATAATAAACATATAGCTAAGTATGGCAGCATTAGATACTATGCTAGCTACTACAATATTTATCAATTCCTCAATACTAGCATATTTCCATACAGATTTATATAATTTGAAATATAGAAATATAACTAGTTTAATTACTGTAATATAAATAAAATGCTCCTTATATTTTGTAAAATATTCTAGGAACTGAGTCCCTACTATATCTCCTTCAAATCTAATATATAAAGATAAGATATATGATATGTTTATAAGTATAGTGTCTAGAATAAATAATATGAAAGATCTTTTTTTTCCCATAACGTTTCCCCTTTTTTGCAAAATATATATTGCTTCTTTTACTTTATTATAACAAAACTGGGATAATATTGCCATAACAAACTCCTATGTCTTTTCAACTATCCAGTAATGGAAAAGCATCGAACTTTCTAGCACCAATGCTTTCATATAGCTAGATCATTTGTTAAACCCCAACACTCTTTTACAGTTCCGCAGATAACAAGAATTGCCTCACCTATTTATTATTTGAAGTGAAAATTACTAAGATAAAAAACTGTAGTTATAGGAATCCTTTTTTCCTAACCACAGCTCTTTTATAGTAAACGTATTTATTCATAAACCTAGTTTTACTTTTTTTCTTGCATAGTATTTTGGGCTGATTCTTTATTCTTATTTATCATCTTATATGCAATAATTCCGGTGATAGATCCAGCACTATCAATAAATACATCCTTAACTTGCCCACCTCTTCCAGGAACAAATAGTTGATGTACCTCATCACTTATAGCATATAATACACATACAAGTATTCCTAATCCTATACTCTTAAGCCCAGTTATACCACTACTTTTTAATCCATTTATCACCAATATTCCTAAGATCAGATATGCAAAAAAATGAGCATTCTTTCTTATAATATGATTAACTCGTCCTAAATTAAAATCCTTATCAGAATCTATCCTTTCTACTACTTCTATTAATTTTTCTGTTATTCCTGTACTTAATTTATTTGATTTCGCAACTGGTTGATGTGATAAATAAAATATCAAAGTCATCCACAATATTACCAGTAGCCAAGAAATCTTTTTTCTCGCATTTATCATCTGTCCACCCACCAATCACATTATCTAGAATAGTCTAAACCTTTCTCTAATCCTATCCACCATATCCCTTACCTCATCAATCCTAAATAAATAACACAATACTCCATAGACTATCACTGCAAGCCCTACTGCAACTAATAATGACACTAAATTATATAATTTAGATGCTCCTAAAATACCATATAATACATAATATACTATATATGCCACTAATCCCATTATTACAGAGGCTAGTCCAGTTTTGAGGAATGTTATCATATATTCCTTAGTACCTAATGAACCTATTTTCTTTTTTAAGCCATATAATAGCATAATAGTAGCTATTGTTATAGCTATACTTGTAGCCAATGCTAATCCTGCGTGAGCCATATATTTAACTAATATAAGGTTTAAAACTATATTAAATCCTACAGAAATAGCACCATTAATCATTGGAGTTTTTGTATCTTGTAAGGAATAGTATACCCTAGTTACAAGTAACCTCAATGCTGAAGCCACAAGTCCTATGGAATAAAATATAAGGGCCTGTGAAGTCATTAAAGTAGCTGTAGCATCAAATTCTCCTCTTTGAAAAGCAATTTCAACTATTGGTTTAGCTAATACAATCATTCCTACTGTGGCAGGTACGGTAATTAATAATATAAGATTAATCCCATAACCCATGGTACTTTTAACCCCATCTATATTCTCATTATTGGCCTCCTTGGACAGTACTGGAAATATTACAGTAGTTATAGCTGATATAAATACACCTAGCACAAGTCCGTTTAGCTTATTGGCATAGTTTAGGGCTGATATACTGCCTAAAACTAGACTAGATGCTAATGTTCTATCAACTATAGCATTTAAGTCATTGATGGCTACACCTATTAATATTGGTAAACTAAGATATAGGGCTTTCCTTATATATTTATCTTTTATATCAAATATAAATTTATACCTAAATCCAGATGCTCTAGCCTCTGGAATCTGCACTAACAGTTGCGAAAACACAGCAACTACTCGAGTAACCATTAATCCCTTTATTCCAAATATGGAAGATAAGAATAAAAGAAAAAATATATTTACAAAGTTGTATGGAAACCCTATAATAGCAGTAGCA
Encoded proteins:
- a CDS encoding nucleoside-diphosphate sugar epimerase/dehydratase, whose amino-acid sequence is MGKKRSFILFILDTILINISYILSLYIRFEGDIVGTQFLEYFTKYKEHFIYITVIKLVIFLYFKLYKSVWKYASIEELINIVVASIVSNAAILSYMFIMQSNLPRSIYILATLLDMVLIGGIRFSSRAVNSIGGGILNRDNQKKIMIIGGGDAGAMVIREYKNHTQLNSKPVAIIDDSEKKQGQMINGVQVVGKRIDIPTVAEKLKIDEIIIAMPSASKKEIRDIVEISKTTKAKLKIVPGMFELIDGKVSIKNIREVDIEDLLGREEIKTDLKEISSYITNKTVLVTGGGGSIGSELCRQIANFSPKKLVILDIYENNAYDIQNELLRKHKDLNLRTVIASIRDKDRIVELMNNEKPQVVFHAAAHKHVPLMEDSPKEAIKNNVFGTLNLAQAADKAGVDKFVMISTDKAVNPTNIMGASKRMCEMIIQSMNSVSKTDFVAVRFGNVLGSNGSVIPLFKKQIAEGGPVTVTHKDVIRYFMTIPEAVQLVIQAGAMANGGEIFILDMGEPVRIIDLAKDLIRLSGFEPDVDIPIVITGLRPGEKLFEELLLDEEGLSATKHDKIFIGKPTFTDYKLLLRLLESANRIIKIGTDEDIKNYVKTIVPNYRENNEENHNDDKKLAKSEI
- a CDS encoding VanZ family protein; translated protein: MINARKKISWLLVILWMTLIFYLSHQPVAKSNKLSTGITEKLIEVVERIDSDKDFNLGRVNHIIRKNAHFFAYLILGILVINGLKSSGITGLKSIGLGILVCVLYAISDEVHQLFVPGRGGQVKDVFIDSAGSITGIIAYKMINKNKESAQNTMQEKK
- the murJ gene encoding murein biosynthesis integral membrane protein MurJ, which gives rise to MNKSNKTAKSALIIIIFSLGSKFLGFIREVLIAAKFGSGMETDTFFIALSASALIGGFLQNAINTTFIPVISEVESKEGKKGKIEHTNNMINIIFFVSLILTVVALLGTPMLVKLLASGFEDEQFDLAVKLTRIGLPMILFSGVIGVMTGYLQSEQKFNATAIIGFPYNFVNIFFLLFLSSIFGIKGLMVTRVVAVFSQLLVQIPEARASGFRYKFIFDIKDKYIRKALYLSLPILIGVAINDLNAIVDRTLASSLVLGSISALNYANKLNGLVLGVFISAITTVIFPVLSKEANNENIDGVKSTMGYGINLILLITVPATVGMIVLAKPIVEIAFQRGEFDATATLMTSQALIFYSIGLVASALRLLVTRVYYSLQDTKTPMINGAISVGFNIVLNLILVKYMAHAGLALATSIAITIATIMLLYGLKKKIGSLGTKEYMITFLKTGLASVIMGLVAYIVYYVLYGILGASKLYNLVSLLVAVGLAVIVYGVLCYLFRIDEVRDMVDRIRERFRLF